Proteins from a genomic interval of Streptomyces sp. Tu6071:
- a CDS encoding bifunctional DNA primase/polymerase yields the protein MNIHAVNLRLAALQLASGGLPVLPLRAGKIPFGNCPACLRNQCGGRPNMKTPGRCACPLPCHSWAAATTDTHRHATEWTPYWRRAAAVAYHPGGAGLTVVDLDNEAAIAWARATLPPTRTVPTTRGEHWIYRGAMPSANHVRPGVDVKSRMAYARWLGLGDGVMTALPDAVRALVVKAPAPARPAPRGLAVSGTGGECPHRTPAFLERGLAMAEQRITAADSAVHATVYRAFLAVLATHGRCGCLTDAHVDRLFTAAQAKGESLRHCTDAWANARARLGV from the coding sequence GTGAACATTCATGCCGTCAACCTCCGGCTCGCCGCCCTCCAGCTCGCATCCGGCGGCCTCCCCGTCCTGCCCTTGCGGGCCGGGAAGATTCCGTTCGGCAACTGCCCCGCCTGCCTGCGCAACCAGTGCGGCGGCAGGCCGAACATGAAGACCCCGGGCCGGTGCGCGTGCCCGCTGCCGTGCCACAGCTGGGCCGCCGCCACCACCGACACCCACCGCCACGCCACCGAGTGGACGCCGTACTGGCGGCGGGCCGCCGCCGTCGCCTACCACCCCGGCGGCGCGGGCCTCACCGTCGTGGACCTCGACAACGAGGCAGCCATTGCGTGGGCCCGTGCCACGCTTCCGCCCACCCGCACCGTGCCCACCACCCGGGGTGAGCACTGGATCTACCGGGGCGCCATGCCGTCCGCGAACCACGTGCGGCCCGGTGTCGACGTCAAGTCCCGCATGGCGTACGCCCGCTGGCTCGGCCTCGGCGACGGCGTCATGACGGCGCTGCCGGACGCGGTCCGCGCGCTCGTCGTGAAGGCGCCCGCCCCGGCCCGTCCCGCACCGCGCGGCCTCGCCGTGAGCGGGACCGGGGGCGAGTGCCCGCACCGCACCCCCGCCTTCCTTGAACGCGGTCTCGCGATGGCGGAGCAGCGCATCACCGCTGCCGACAGCGCGGTGCACGCCACGGTGTACCGGGCGTTCCTCGCCGTGCTCGCCACGCACGGCCGGTGCGGCTGCCTCACCGACGCCCACGTCGACCGCTTGTTCACGGCCGCTCAGGCCAAGGGCGAGAGCCTGCGGCACTGCACGGACGCATGGGCCAACGCCCGCGCCCGCCTGGGGGTGTGA
- a CDS encoding DNA cytosine methyltransferase — MGLTFTDLFCGAGGSSTGLVAAGYDLRLAANHWQRAVETHAANHPGADHLCADVNNYDMRRLPRTDVLWASPICTEISPAGGRKRTHGQLAFDLEEYGGVADGAWERTRATAYDVIRATEVHRYQAVLCENVLEFVVDWELFEWWRKGMEMLGYNSQIVSASSAHIGGVGNDPAPQWRDRVYVVFTRRGIPLPDLKPSPPAWCAQCGQDVYAVQSWRNGRRVGKYKQQYDYRCPNTRCRHAIVEPYVRPAASIIDWTNLGVRIGDRASHKLRPLAANTIKRIRAGLDLLGEQRMVLTVNHGGHDGRAVPADAAPLASRTVKIGDAVLVPSGAFYVKNYGGNARPVDMVRSITEPFGTITARDSHALAVPQQADDSFIVTLRRNATARPVSLPVDTVTGQGRHHWLVIPYRNAAAKSTAEPLHTLGTRDSAAIASPAPELEDCHYRMIQPREQLLAQRFPTDYTVLGNKGEQTMQAGNAVSCNVAQWIGARVAQALARTSANAA, encoded by the coding sequence ATGGGCCTGACGTTCACTGACCTGTTCTGCGGTGCGGGCGGCTCATCCACCGGGCTGGTCGCGGCCGGGTACGACCTGCGCCTGGCCGCGAACCACTGGCAGCGCGCGGTCGAGACGCACGCGGCGAACCATCCCGGCGCAGACCACCTGTGCGCCGACGTCAACAACTACGACATGCGGCGCCTGCCGCGTACCGACGTGCTGTGGGCCTCGCCGATCTGCACGGAGATCTCCCCGGCGGGCGGGCGCAAGCGCACCCACGGACAGCTCGCCTTCGACCTGGAGGAGTACGGCGGCGTGGCCGACGGGGCGTGGGAACGCACCCGCGCCACGGCCTACGACGTCATCCGGGCCACCGAAGTCCACCGCTACCAGGCCGTGCTGTGCGAGAACGTCCTGGAGTTCGTCGTCGACTGGGAACTGTTCGAGTGGTGGCGCAAGGGCATGGAGATGCTCGGCTACAACAGCCAGATCGTCTCCGCCTCCTCCGCGCACATCGGGGGCGTGGGCAACGACCCCGCCCCGCAGTGGCGGGACCGCGTCTACGTGGTCTTCACCCGCAGGGGCATTCCGCTCCCGGACCTCAAGCCGTCGCCGCCCGCCTGGTGCGCGCAGTGCGGCCAGGACGTGTACGCCGTCCAGTCCTGGCGCAACGGCCGCCGGGTGGGCAAGTACAAGCAGCAGTACGACTACCGGTGCCCCAACACCCGCTGCCGTCACGCGATCGTGGAGCCCTACGTACGCCCCGCCGCCTCGATCATCGACTGGACCAATCTCGGGGTACGCATCGGCGACCGCGCATCCCACAAGCTCCGACCGCTGGCCGCGAACACCATCAAGCGCATCCGTGCCGGGCTCGACCTGCTCGGCGAACAGCGGATGGTGCTGACCGTGAACCACGGCGGTCACGACGGACGGGCCGTGCCCGCCGACGCGGCACCCCTGGCCTCCCGCACGGTGAAGATCGGGGACGCGGTCCTCGTGCCGAGCGGGGCGTTCTACGTCAAGAACTACGGCGGCAACGCCCGACCGGTCGACATGGTGCGCAGCATCACCGAGCCCTTCGGGACCATCACCGCGCGGGACAGTCACGCGCTCGCCGTCCCGCAGCAGGCCGACGACTCCTTCATCGTCACCCTGCGCCGCAACGCCACCGCCCGCCCCGTCTCCCTGCCCGTCGACACCGTGACCGGGCAGGGCCGCCATCACTGGCTCGTCATCCCCTACCGCAACGCGGCGGCCAAGAGCACCGCAGAGCCGCTGCACACGCTGGGCACCAGGGACTCCGCCGCCATCGCCTCACCGGCGCCGGAGCTGGAGGACTGCCACTACCGGATGATCCAGCCACGCGAACAGCTCCTCGCGCAGCGCTTCCCCACCGACTACACCGTGCTCGGCAACAAGGGCGAACAGACCATGCAGGCCGGGAACGCCGTCTCCTGCAACGTCGCCCAGTGGATCGGCGCCCGCGTCGCCCAAGCGCTCGCCCGCACCAGCGCCAACGCCGCCTGA